The genomic window ttaattaaaatttagatatcaaatcttatatgttgactatgattggttattatttttggaaattaataatgtatttcgttttttaattaaattagtatttgactttttaatccttaaagagataaattaatttactctttaaaattttatttctaatggcatacctatgtaattacttacaaaaattaaggttacatttaaaatgtacttcccaaataatatagtaggatgtattatatatgtattatatatatattgataaatttatacaattattaatttatgatacTGATGTGAACAtataataacatttaattttcaaacatttttttattattttaggtTAAATATTACGCTGACCCGACTCGAGACCggaaaattttcttaatttataaaggtttttttGTACAAGCTATTCAcaagttaattaaatttaCAATTGTGCTCACTTCTTTTCTTATAGTTAATCATCGGAAATTTATTAtcttagttttaattttagtaaTCTCTCAACtcacaaaaaatcttaatccTTTGAAAATCATAAAGATGTTGATGGAATACttcgaagaagacgaaaggaTTCACTTTGATCCAACGTACTAAGAAGTCATCAACGATTAATCTTAAACGTGAGCTAAGATGTGAAGACTCCAGAAACTTCATAGTGATGAAGGATGTTTATGCCAAGGAGCCATGGTTGCTTGACCATTCCAacaattcttttttcaaaGAAGACGAGTGGTACTACTTCTCGACAAGAACTCAAATCTCCGAGAAGAAGATTGGTCGTGGTAAGTATTCAAAGGGGAGATCACGGgagacaacaacaatggcATCGGCCGCGGGAATTGGAGGGTGAATGAGAAAGAATATATCATCGACAAGGACATAGGGGATATCATTGGGATCAAGAAAAACCTAACAGATAAGAGCGGCAACTAAACCAATAAATCATGATTCAACGATTTGGTCGTACAATTTGTCAAGTATTTTATCatctatattttaaagtaCCATGCAGGAGATAGCTTTTTGGGTTATTGGTTTAttggttgtgacttgtgatttaagccaaaaaataaaattttggtggTATGAATCTAAAATTATCATATCTAAGcaaaattattgttttccaattatgattagaaaacaatatcatttctacatataaaaaaaaaacaaaaaggaacttttattaatttagtatatTTCTAATAGCATAAACCAACAAAgcaataattcaaataaaaattgaaccCTCAGTGGCATAGGTATATCAAAGGAGACAAACTCTCCACAAGCTTGGGAGCTTTTTCTTCAGTTTGACGATTTGGTTGAAGTTGAAATATCGACGCAAGGTTGAACATCCTCAAATGCTCTAATATGAACATCAGCTAAAATCTTAACGT from Arabidopsis thaliana chromosome 3, partial sequence includes these protein-coding regions:
- a CDS encoding NAC (No apical meristem) domain transcriptional regulator superfamily protein; protein product: MKDVYAKEPWLLDHSNNSFFKEDEWYYFSTRTQISEKKIGRGEITGDNNNGIGRGNWRVNEKEYIIDKDIGDIIGIKKNLTDKSGN